The genomic stretch CTTTGACCTTTGCCCCGTGATCTCATGGTCTCACCACCCCGCGCATGTCCGAGCTCCTACAATCTGCTCGCGGTTTCCACTCTAGCTCAACCCCGTCTCTCAACTGAAAAAGTCTGTTCTGCCCGTCGATCATGTCCAGGGGCCGGGAGccgcggcggctgctgctgctcgtcCTGGccctgctggcggcggcggggccgtcggcggcggcggagctggtGTTCGGGTTCTACAATGCGACGTGCCCGATCGCGGAGGGCGTGGTCTTCGCGGAGATGCGCGCCATCCTGCAGGACGACCCCACGCTCGCGCCCTCCCTGCTCCGGATGCACTACCACGACTGCTTCGTCCAGGTAACCCATCGAGCTAGAAAGGACCGATCGAGTTCATGCGCGCGTGTTCTGATTCTGATCGGTGATCATGTCTGTGCACGTCCAGGGCTGCGACGGGTCGGTGATGCTGAGGTCGAGGAGGGGCACGGCGGAGCGGGACGCCACCCCGAACCGCAGCGTGCGAGGCTTCGACGCCATCGAGCGGATCAAGGCCAAGCTGGAGATGCTCTGCCCGCTCACcgtctcctgcgccgacatcATCGCCATGGCCGCCAGGGACGCCGTGCACCTGGTAGGTAGAAGACGCACGACAAGTTTGATGCACTCTCGATCGATCGTCTTGTCCAGCCTCCCCTCCGTGCCTGATAAATTTGCTGCAGAGCGAGGGGCCGTGGTACGAGGTGGAGACCGGGCGGCGGGACGGCAACGTCACGGTGGCCGAGTACGCCGCCAACGACCTGGCGCCGCCCGACTCCAACATCGTCGACGTCAAGACCTTCTTCAGCGTCAAGTCGCTCAACTCCAAGGACATCGCCGTCCTCTTCGGTACACCCACTCCCAAACCCCTCCACCTTTCCCATTGCTTCGCGCGTGGACGACAGCAACAGCTCAATTAACAATGCGTACGTCCTCGCCGGTAATGGCCGTGCGTTCGTCAGGTTCCCACAGCATCGGCACGTCCCACTGCGCCGCGTTCCAGAAACGCCTCTACAACTTCACGGGCGCCATGGACCAGGACCCGTCGCTGGACGCGCGCTACGCGAGGCGCCTCAAGAAGCTCTGCCCGCgcaccggcggccgcggcagGACCAAGGTGCCCATCGACCCCGGCAGCGGCTTCACCTTCGACCTCAGCTACTACCGGCACGTCCTCGAGACGGGAGGGCTCTTCCAGTCCGACGGCAGCCTCCTGCACGACGCCGCCACCAGGGGCTACGTCGAGAAGATGGCCAACGCGTCGTCGCCCGACGAGTACTATAAGGACTTCGCGGCGGCGATGGTCAAGATGGGGCGCACCGACGTGCTCCACGGCAATCTCGGGGAGGTCAGGGCCACCTGCGGCGTTTTTGTTGACTAGCTGCTAGGTTCAGGCCGGGTTGAACCTACGCTGATTATAATCTGTGACATGGATCTCTGTCTATACGTGCTCCTTGATCCTTATGCTCAGATTAAGAGGTACAAAAGGATTTGCGCAACTTCAGGTTTGCCCAAGGTACAAAGATTTTGTGATGTGTCATCCATATATACTTTCCTCACTACAACACTGCCAGTGCCAGACATGTAGTGACGAGTGACGACTAGTGCGTAAGGCTAGAAATTTGTCTAATCTTAGTAGACAGATAGTTTGACGAACCACCCGTTTGGTCAACCACAATTTGGTCATCAAATATGGTCAGAGCACATAAACCTCTCTTTTTCTGTAAAACTCGTACAGTGGCCGTAGCGTGCAGAAACAACATGAGCTAAGTACTGTACTATCCAATGAGCAGAGACGCACATACAAAATATAAGAATGTCTGGCGCCCTTTTTTCACCAcagataacaaaatccagtcaaATCGTCTTCCTATTCTAAATTTTCAACTTGATGTGTCCCTGGCGATCTCCGTAGCAGAGCAGAGCAGAGGTTTAAAACCCAGCTAGTAAAATCAGAAAGCTTTGGAAATAGCCAGACTAGTAAATGCAGTTAAATCGTTCTTTCTTTTGTTTAACTTCGATTTCAGATATTACACCTATTGTATAAACGAACACCTATAAGTACGAACTAATATTTTCTTCTGAGACTACACATGCCAGAAAGAACACTTGACGCATTGATGCATACATTGTTATTTTTTACCCCATATATAGATTCCAGATGCTATTACTGCACTTATTGCTCCAACGGATGCCAGAATTTTCATCTTCGAAGGACCTTGCCTAGTAACTGGTAATTCCAGTAAGCTCTGAACCTGCAAGAAAAATTGATAATTAACGTGAGCACTACAAGAAGTACTTGGATAAGTTCAACATGAAAATTGAGCACAGAATAAACAAGACAGTAATCTAAAACTAGCCAGTGGATTTCTTCTTTGCACAAAGTATAACACATGAAATGTTTTTGTAGAAAAAAATCTAACCTCAATTGGTTGCTGCCAATTTTTCTTTATTCCAGAAACATGCCCTTTTCC from Lolium rigidum isolate FL_2022 chromosome 4, APGP_CSIRO_Lrig_0.1, whole genome shotgun sequence encodes the following:
- the LOC124705401 gene encoding peroxidase 1-like; amino-acid sequence: MSRGREPRRLLLLVLALLAAAGPSAAAELVFGFYNATCPIAEGVVFAEMRAILQDDPTLAPSLLRMHYHDCFVQGCDGSVMLRSRRGTAERDATPNRSVRGFDAIERIKAKLEMLCPLTVSCADIIAMAARDAVHLSEGPWYEVETGRRDGNVTVAEYAANDLAPPDSNIVDVKTFFSVKSLNSKDIAVLFGSHSIGTSHCAAFQKRLYNFTGAMDQDPSLDARYARRLKKLCPRTGGRGRTKVPIDPGSGFTFDLSYYRHVLETGGLFQSDGSLLHDAATRGYVEKMANASSPDEYYKDFAAAMVKMGRTDVLHGNLGEVRATCGVFVD